Part of the Halobaculum halobium genome, GATGGTCGCTCCTCAGATATAACGCGCTCAATCGTATTGGTGGTGCTCTCGTACCAGTACTCTGTGTACGTCTTCGGTCGTACGTTGATATCGATGGTTTTCAGTGCTTCACCGTTTGGACCCTGTGTCGAGATCAGTCTCGCCTTGTACGTTCCAGGATCGTCGTAGGTGTGAGCGATCTCGACGTTCCGCAGCACAGAGGTCCCCGATCCGCGTGCAGCATTCCCGTCACCGAAGGCGAGACGGTAGTTCTGGTTCGACCCGACGGTGAACTCCACCTGATCACCGGGTTCGACCTCCAAGCTGGTTTTCCTCGCGGGAACGCCTGATTTCATCGCATAGAATACGATGTCGTCGTGCGTCTGTACCGAGTGAACGCGGCTTATCCACTTCTGTTCGCCTCGATCGCCGTCTGCGTCGACCGCCGAGAGCGAAACTTCCCTCGTGACCTTGCCACCATGTTCGGAGACGAATATATGTCGGATCTCGGTGTCTCGAGTGCCGGAGAATCGGCCGAGTGTATCGACGATGACGGCCCGGTTCGTATCGTTTACTCGCCACGTCGCGCGAACAATCTTCGGCTCTTCATGTGTGACCGTGGCGAAGAATTCGTACGTACTGAGCTCTACGGAGTCTGTTTCCGGTGTCTGTTTCGTGTCGTCAGTGGCGTATCTCCACGAGATCTCCGAGATATGGGGGACGGATTCTCCGGTCCCGAAACTCGTCTGCGTTTCCACCTCCGTCTCCTTTACCGCAGTCACGGTGTTCCCTTCGTCGTCGGTGACAGTGGCCGAGATCTCCATCGTCTCCCCCAGATTACCTTCGATTCCGACGTTGTTGACGAACCGGCTTGACTCCCGCTCCAACTGGGTCTGTCCCGGGTCCCAAGTGATCGTCAGCTCCCCGCCGTCCGGATCGTACGCCTCCAGCGTGTACTCTTGTGTGCTCCCCGCTGTCGCACTATCAGGACCGTCGATCGAGACCACCGGCGGTCCCTCGTCGTACACCTCAACGGTCTTCATCGCCGTCGTTCGTGCCCCGTCGTCGTCGACGACGACGCCACGCAGTGTGTGCGTTCCCGTTTCGGTGAACGCGAGATCGACGACCGCTCCGTTCTCGGACCGATCGGGCCACAGCCGTCGAACGAGGCTTCCGTCCGGATCGCTTCCGCGGAGAATGAACGTCGCGTCGTGGCCGGACGCGACGCGGTCCGGCCCGTCGATGCGGGCGGTCGGGGCCTCGTTGTTCGAGTCGGCGGTCGTGGACCCGGCGTTGGTACCATCGCCCGGCGCCAACACACGTACCGATTTCCGGAACGTCGCCGTCGCGCCGTCGTCGTCAGTGACGCGGACGCTGAACGCGAACGTCTCGCCGGCCGGGAGATCGACGGTACGATCTACCTCGCGGGTCGATCGCCCGTCCGACCAGGCATACGAAGTGATCTCCCCATCAGGATCGTACACGTCGGCGGTGAACGTGGCTGTCTCGCCGCGGGCGACGCTGTCCCGCCCCTCGATATCACCGGTCGGCGGCTCGTTCGGCTGCGGTTTCGACTCGTTGGATTCGGTGCCCGCGGCGACCTCCCCCCGAGCGGCCACATCGACGTACAACGTGTCGCTCCGGTCGACGCCGTGGTCGTCAGTCACAGTCAGCGTCACCTCGTACCGCCCGACCGTCGAGGCGGTGAACGTCGTGGACATCGCGGTCGGAGCGTTCGGGTTGATCTCCCGGCCGTCGGGGGTTCGGATCGACCACTCGGAGGCGACGATATCGCCGTCGGGATCGAGCGAGCCGCCGCCGTCCAGCCACACAACAGTGCCGCGCTCGACCTCCTGATCGAGGCCGGCATCCGCGAGCGGTGGCTCGTTCTCCGCCGCCTCGTGGGCGGTGACTGATCCGGGAACGACCGCCGCAACGAGGAGTGCCGCGATGACCAACGAAACGCGTCTCATGCTCTGTGCGAGATGCCCCGTTACCCGATATAAGATTTTAGAATTGCAGTTAGAAATTATCGGTGAAGAGATCGTGTCGTAGCGGGTCGGATCTCTCCGGTCACCCCAGATTGAGGCGGTGAGTCAATTCTGGTTGCAGGTTGCCGACGGCATCATCGCTGGGGCGGGAGCTCGGCTGCTGGCACTCGGTGATCACCGGGGCCATTCCCGAAACCCTCACGATCGACCCTTTGCGAACCCATAGCAAGGCATTTGTCCCGTGCAGAACAACCGTCAAATACTGCCCAACGGAGGGCCTATCAGTACCTATGTCAGCCGACGAACTCATCTGGCGGATCGCTGGCGGGTCGGGCGACGGAATCGCCTCGACCAGTCAGAACTTCGCCAAGGCCCTGATGCGGTCGGGGCTGCACGTCTTCACGCATCGTC contains:
- a CDS encoding PKD domain-containing protein, which produces MYVDVAARGEVAAGTESNESKPQPNEPPTGDIEGRDSVARGETATFTADVYDPDGEITSYAWSDGRSTREVDRTVDLPAGETFAFSVRVTDDDGATATFRKSVRVLAPGDGTNAGSTTADSNNEAPTARIDGPDRVASGHDATFILRGSDPDGSLVRRLWPDRSENGAVVDLAFTETGTHTLRGVVVDDDGARTTAMKTVEVYDEGPPVVSIDGPDSATAGSTQEYTLEAYDPDGGELTITWDPGQTQLERESSRFVNNVGIEGNLGETMEISATVTDDEGNTVTAVKETEVETQTSFGTGESVPHISEISWRYATDDTKQTPETDSVELSTYEFFATVTHEEPKIVRATWRVNDTNRAVIVDTLGRFSGTRDTEIRHIFVSEHGGKVTREVSLSAVDADGDRGEQKWISRVHSVQTHDDIVFYAMKSGVPARKTSLEVEPGDQVEFTVGSNQNYRLAFGDGNAARGSGTSVLRNVEIAHTYDDPGTYKARLISTQGPNGEALKTIDINVRPKTYTEYWYESTTNTIERVISEERPSEKSWFKKSIYDSGTYFTGRTISVRADAGRPSMVGDNWISTETSVEQRSRRVTRIKRSDPDGSGDDWELVERNVRTEERTYYEDKSRWLSSRFRRTGWSFTGETRTERVVVGDGHNHDRDRHSRTTRTCTNWDLDPSPYGGFSRECSNWNYDTNIWYTGHDHSGYTYYDIDYLYKTEIERTRTVQYHEYASEREFTITTETFAETDSWTEWLWEREGNTVRQEHSLTKPETGSYIPGTLQTVEVRCGSTESHHDSVMC